A single window of Methylomarinum sp. Ch1-1 DNA harbors:
- a CDS encoding sensor histidine kinase, which yields MAFAKIKRPASASVLVLLGLILLSLQLMSSATQESSKLSEMYSWLLVINTLGSIILFCLIVINLYSLARQLKKKEAGSRLTTRMLVLFVLQALTPAAIVFYFSMQFLHQGIDSWFNVEIDRAMDDALELSQASLDQRMRWHIKQTRLVASSLADKSNTLTALEIGPWREAAEAVEMAVFSGQGRVIASSSVNPSDILPNLPEDNVWLQLKQNKQYFAIESERDDGMLIRIIVSIDNDEPRFLQALFSVPVRIADLADSIEFAFVRYQEMTFLRNSLKTSFSLALSLVLLLSLLAAIWLAFISIRNIVAPVKELVKGTQAVAEGHYRQQLPVMAQDDLGFLVESFNLMTRRISQSRDEARSASLEVESQRAYLETILANLTAGVISFDVTFYIRTANQAAYRILHVPVSHFVGHNLNSLAEAHAELAELLKTIQDLLEKADEIWEQRIAFLGPSGRQELLCRGTPLFTQSGSRVGAIVVFDDVTDLIQAQKNAAWGEVARRLAHEIKNPLTPIQLSAERLQHKLSKELPPNSADILQRATRTIVQQVEAMKRMVDDFAEYARPSKKQVKKINLIELIQEVLNLYTLQAATEIATSFAVDSVIVEVDPDSMRQVLHNLIKNAQEAMAGEGRIDINVTKVLRNNANYVELALYDIGNGLDEAQMQTVFEPYVTTKAKGTGLGLAIVKKIVEEHGGIIWVDAAYNKGAGFIIQLPCI from the coding sequence ATGGCATTTGCAAAAATAAAACGTCCGGCCAGCGCCTCCGTCCTGGTCTTGCTCGGTCTCATTCTGTTGTCTCTGCAATTGATGAGTTCGGCGACCCAAGAATCGTCAAAACTGAGCGAAATGTATTCCTGGCTATTGGTGATCAATACGCTGGGCTCGATCATTTTGTTTTGCTTGATCGTGATCAATCTGTATTCGCTGGCGCGGCAGTTGAAAAAGAAGGAAGCCGGTTCCAGGTTGACCACACGGATGTTGGTGCTGTTCGTGTTGCAGGCGCTGACGCCGGCGGCGATCGTGTTTTATTTTTCGATGCAATTTCTGCATCAAGGCATAGACAGCTGGTTTAATGTAGAGATCGATCGGGCCATGGATGATGCGCTGGAGCTCAGTCAGGCATCGCTCGATCAGCGCATGCGCTGGCATATCAAACAAACGCGGCTGGTCGCGAGCAGTCTCGCCGATAAGTCGAACACCCTGACGGCGCTGGAAATCGGGCCCTGGCGGGAAGCGGCGGAAGCGGTGGAAATGGCGGTTTTTTCCGGACAGGGTCGGGTGATTGCATCCAGCAGTGTCAATCCGAGTGATATTCTACCGAACCTGCCGGAGGATAATGTCTGGTTGCAGTTGAAGCAGAACAAACAATACTTCGCGATCGAGTCGGAGCGCGATGATGGCATGCTGATTCGGATTATCGTTTCGATAGACAACGATGAACCCCGGTTTCTGCAGGCCTTGTTTTCCGTGCCGGTGCGCATCGCCGATCTGGCCGATTCGATCGAGTTTGCCTTTGTCCGCTATCAGGAAATGACTTTTTTGCGTAATTCGTTGAAAACCAGTTTCTCGTTGGCTTTGTCGTTGGTTTTGTTGTTGAGTCTATTGGCGGCGATCTGGCTGGCCTTCATCAGCATTCGCAATATCGTCGCACCGGTCAAGGAATTGGTCAAAGGCACTCAGGCGGTCGCCGAAGGCCATTATCGGCAACAGTTGCCGGTCATGGCCCAGGATGATCTGGGGTTTTTGGTGGAGTCGTTCAACTTGATGACGCGGCGCATATCCCAGTCCAGGGACGAGGCCCGGTCGGCCAGTCTGGAGGTGGAAAGTCAGCGAGCCTATCTGGAAACCATCCTGGCCAATCTGACGGCCGGCGTGATCAGCTTCGATGTGACTTTCTATATTCGCACCGCCAACCAGGCGGCCTATCGGATTTTACATGTACCGGTCAGTCATTTTGTCGGCCATAATCTGAACAGTCTGGCGGAAGCCCATGCCGAGTTGGCGGAGTTGCTGAAGACGATACAGGATTTGCTGGAAAAAGCCGATGAAATTTGGGAACAGCGTATTGCTTTTTTAGGCCCTAGCGGACGCCAGGAGTTGTTGTGTCGCGGCACGCCGCTGTTTACTCAAAGCGGTAGCCGGGTCGGGGCGATTGTCGTTTTCGATGATGTCACCGACTTGATACAGGCGCAGAAAAACGCCGCCTGGGGAGAAGTCGCAAGGCGTCTGGCCCATGAAATCAAAAATCCGTTGACGCCGATACAATTGTCGGCCGAACGTTTGCAGCATAAGTTGTCTAAGGAATTACCGCCCAATTCGGCCGACATCTTGCAGCGCGCGACCCGAACCATCGTGCAACAGGTCGAGGCGATGAAGAGGATGGTCGATGATTTCGCCGAATATGCCAGGCCTTCCAAAAAACAAGTCAAAAAAATCAATCTGATCGAGCTGATTCAGGAAGTGCTGAATTTGTATACCCTGCAGGCGGCCACCGAAATCGCGACGTCATTTGCCGTGGACAGCGTCATCGTGGAGGTCGACCCGGACAGCATGCGTCAGGTGTTGCATAATCTGATTAAAAACGCTCAAGAGGCGATGGCCGGCGAAGGCCGGATTGATATCAACGTCACCAAGGTGTTGCGCAATAACGCCAATTATGTGGAGTTGGCGTTGTATGATATCGGGAATGGCCTGGACGAGGCGCAAATGCAAACCGTTTTTGAACCCTATGTGACGACTAAGGCCAAGGGGACAGGGTTGGGTTTGGCCATCGTCAAAAAAATTGTCGAAGAGCATGGTGGCATCATTTGGGTTGATGCGGCCTATAATAAGGGCGCGGGATTTATTATTCAGCTGCCTTGCATTTAA